AGAATTTTTGCGCTTTAGTTCCAGTGCTATCGATCTTTAGTGCACTCGTCACACTCTGTTATTCCCTGATTTGGCCTTGGCCGAAGATGGTGTATTTATAGGAGGTGAGTGCTTCTAAGCCCATGGGGCCTCGGGCGTGGAGTTTTTGGGTGGAAATTCCGATTTCACCACCAAAGCCAAAGACCTCACCGTCGGTAAAGCGGGTCGAGGCATTAACGTAGACACAGGCCGAGTCCACGTCATCCATAAAGCGGTTAGCGATGGCATAATCATTGGTTACAATGGCTTCGGAATGGTGACTAGAGTGTTCAGCAATATGGTCAACGGCCTCTTGGTAATCCTTAACCACCTTAATGGCAATTTCATAGTCCAAGTATTCCTCGTCATAGTCGGCTGCAGTGGCTGGGATAACGCCATCGATATAGTCGGCGGTGACTTGGTCACCATGGATTTTCACCTGGTGGTCCTTAAGTGCTTGGCCAGCTAGGGGTAGAAAATCTTTGGCAATAGCTTGGTCGACCAGGAGAGTTTCTAGGGCATTGCAGACAGAAACTCTTTGTGCTTTTCCATTGATTAGGATTTTTAAAGCCATATCAAAATCGCAGGCTTCATGGACATAGAGATGGCAGTTTCCCACTCCGGTTTCAATGGTTGGGATGGTGGCTGTTTGGACGACTCTTTGGATTAAGTTCTTACTTCCCCGGGGGATGAGGCAATCGATGGAGTCATTCATGGTCATCATTTCCCCGGCTAAGTCGTGGCTGGGGTTGTCGATAAACTGGATGGCAGCTTTAGGTAAGTCGACTGCTTCCAGGCCTTCTTGTAAGGCATGGACGATGGCCTGGTTGGTTTGAATGGTTTCCTTACCCCCACGTAGAATCACGGCATTACCTGTTTTAAAGCAAAGCCCAGCGGCATCCGAACTGACATTAGGACGAGATTCATAAATAATACCAATAACCCCTAAAGGCACCCGGCGCTTACCAATTTTTAGACCATTTTCATTGACCCACATTTCATCGACATGGTTGATGGGGTCGTCTAATTGGGCGACTTTTTCTAGACCTTGGGCCATGGCCTCAATGCGGTCTGGATTTAAGGTCATCCGTTCCACAAAAGCACTCTTAAGTCCTTGTTCTTGGGCTTTTTGACACTCTGTCTGGTTGGTTTGGAGAATATTTTCTGAGGCATTTCTTAGCGACTCGGCCATTTGGACCAGGGCTTGGTCTTTTTTAGCCCGAGGTAGATTACTGAGTTGACGGGCTGCTGCTTTGGCCTCTTGGCCCATTTGCACTAAATCAGCTGAATTAATCATGGTTTTTCACTCCTTAGTTAATGATCTTATTAGTTTTTAGGAATAAAAGCAGTGCCGATATCGGCGCCTTTTAAGACATCAAAGATTTGACTGGGCTCTTCGGAAGACATAATGACTAAGCGACGACCTTCTTCTAGGGTTTTAGCAGCTGCTTTCAGCTTACTATGCATACCACCGGTAGAGAAGGTCGATCCCTTATCACCAGCCATGGCCAGGTAGTCTGCATTAACTTCATGGATGGTAGAGAAGCGTTGGGCTTGGGGGTCAGTATTCGGGTTAGCATCATAAAAGCCGTCCACGTCGGTTAATAAGATAAGCAGGTCAGCTTCAACAATGGAAGCCACCAAGGCGGAGAGGTTATCATTATCTCCAAAACGGACTTTATGGTCCATTTCATCGACAGCAATGGCGTCATTTTCATTCACGATAGGGATAATTTGGTGCTTGAGTAAACTGGCAAAATTATTTTTCAAATTGGCTAGGGAATCATGGAAATCAATCACGTCTCTAGTCATGAGAATTTGGGCGACTGATTTATGATAATAAGAGAAAAAACGGGCGTAGGTATTCATTAGAGCCACTTGACCGACAGCGGCAACCGCTTGTTGGTCGGGAATATTTTTGGGGCGCTTGGGGAGGTTGAGTTGGGCACACCCCACCCCCATGGCCCCGGAAGAGACTAAGATGACTTCTTTTCCCATTTGAGTCAGGGAAGAGATCACATAAGCTAGGCGGTCAATGCGTTGGTAGCGAATATTATTGGTCGACGTCATCAGGGAATTGGTACCCACTTTGATAACAATTCGCTTAGCGTCTTTAAGAGAATCACGGTGCAAGATCTTTACCTACTTTCTTAACTCATTGCCAATAATTGTAGCATAATTTCCTACAATTAGGCGCTAATATTTAGCTGGCATGGTGGTATACTAGGCATAATCAAAAAAGGGAGGGTAAAAAATGAAAGATTGGTTAAAAAACCACCCTAAAGCCTATATTTTGGCACTTATTTTACTTTATGCAATCATCTTACTTGGAGTAGATATTTATTATCCCAGTTTCCAAGCTGCTAACGAAGCCCAGCAGGAGGATAAAGCTAGCCCAGACGTTGAATTGGCCCAATTGAAACAAAAATTAACTGAGAAAGAGCTAGGAGTGGCTGATTTAAAGGACCAACGTATGCAGGGCGTGACCCTAGCAGATGTCCAAGCCCACCACCCCCAATACTCACTCACAGAGCTTATCCAAGCTATCCCGACCGAAGACCAGCCGGGGGATTGGCGGCTAAAAGTGGTTAATCCGCTTTTTCCCTTGACTGAGCCAGTGGATATTCAGACCGCCACTGCCTCCAACGGTCAGCTTTATGATAAGCGTATCGAAGACCCTCTCAACCATTTAATGGAAGCTGCTCAAAAAGCCGGCTACCCCTTGACTATTGTTTCCGCTTATCGGGATGTCAATAGCCAGGAAAAGAACCGGCAAAGCATGATTCAGATGTATCAGGCAGGGGGTGCAAGTTTAGAGGAAGCTAAAGCTAAAACTGATGCCTACGTTGCCCCAACCCATGCCTCAGAACACAGCACCGGTTTAGCCCTAGACCTCTTGGGGACCGATTGGGTTCAAGCTAAGCGGGGGTTGGAAACTGACTATGCCAAAGAGGCTTCAGCCCAATGGCTTAGGGACCATGCGCAAGATTATGGCTTTATCCTCCGCTACTTAGAAGGCAAGGAAGCTGTCACGGGTTATGATTTTGAGCCTTGGCATTACCGCTATGTGGGGGTTTCCACAGCCCAATACATTAAGAAATACCAGCTCACTTTAGAAGAATATTTAGTCTTATTAGCCGCCCGCCAGGGGCAAAAACTGACTTACCAAGTCGATCCCTCCTTGCCTACTGATTAAGTGTTCGACTTGGAATGAGGTAGGCCTGGTCTTGACCAAAGGGGATGGTTTCTTGGAAAGGACGCAAAGCTCCTACATTATTGTCCCGTCCTTGGATAAAATACACCTGGTTAGGCTTGGCGTATTCTTTTTGGGCCTGGCTGACAAAATCTTGGGTCTTGTCCCTTAATAAACGGTTGAAAAGTACCCGGGTAGTGGAGGGAGAAAAGGCTTGAAACATCTGATAGTCCCCCATATTATCGCCAAAGACTGCCAAAGGGTCTCTGCCTTGATGACGGGGCTGGATGAGCTTTTGAATAGCCTGAACCTTACCCGCCGCCTTAGTAATAGGAGCATCGCTTTTTAATTGGGCTTGGTAGATGCCGGCTTCATCCCGTTTATAGGACATGCCAATAATCTCGGGCAGGTCAATCGGATAGAAATATTTGACGGCCGTTTCAACCAGACTTTGGGGACTAGCGCTCACAATATAAGTGGCGATCCCAGCCGTATGCAAGCTCTGGTAGAGCTTAATCAATTCATTGGGAATCCGTAGTCCCTGGCTAAAGTGAGTGCTGAGACACTGTCTTGGGTCTCCTGACAAGGAGTAGGTCCAAGTGAAGTCTTTAATTGGAGCCCTTAAGCCATAAGCTAGGGCTTTTTTACCGAGGTCGACAAAGTCGATTTCAGTGAAGTTGTGATAAAGAAAACTTGGACAGGAAGCACCTGCTTGCTTAGGGAAGTGCTGGTTATAAGCCAAGTAAAAGGTCCGTATCTTACAGAAAAAATTGAAGAATAAGGGGTCAGCCTCAAGTCGCTCTTCTAGAGACTTTTGGCTTTTCTGATAGTCATCTCGTTCGGGATAGAGTTTTTGGTAGTCAGCAATAATATCATCGATGAGCTCTTGAAAGCTGATTTGCGGTTCTTGGTCACTTAAAGCTTGGTCAAGAGCCGCTTTATTTTGGCTTAAGCAGTTTCTCATTTCACTAGGGCTTAATTGATAGGCTAGGTGGGCTGCAGTATAGACCATGCTATGGTCTTCAATATCGTTAAAGATGCTGGTATGGTCAAAGTCAAAAACGACATAGTTTTTTTGAGCTAGGGGAGTATCCCTTGGCTGTTGGTGAGTTTTAATCAGCTGGTCAAGTCTATGGTAGAGCTGGGGTTCCCAATTTTTGGGGGCAAGTTGAGGCATGAGGAGTCTCCTTTCAAGGTGAAAAGTTAGGACACGAGGTCCCTTTGCTTATGCCTATCATACACTAGTTAGCCAAGGGAACCTAGCTTTAAGGGAAAAAGATTAATGGTATAATAAATCTGTAAACTTGACTTGAGAAAGGGTAAAGACTAAGCGTGATCGATAATTTCGACATAGCTTTGCAGGTAGCTATGTTATAATTAAAGTAATCGACTTTGAAGGGGGCTCTATCATGCGAATTGATGAACTATATACCAAACTCAATGAACTAGGTTTTATCGAAAATTATTATGTCGTCAATAAGAAGCATAATGATGAACCAGAAACGGAACGTGTGCTCAAAATCTATGATGATGAATTTAAATTAGCTGAGATCTATATTGATAAACCTTACATGTTAAGAACCAGCTATGGTGGTTTTGATGCCAGAAATCCTTTAGAAAAGCAAGCCCTACTCAAAATCTTAGTTGAATTCGCCTCTACACCCGTTAACCGGCGACAGAGTGAATTATATTTTGCCTATTATAATGATTTGAATAACATTTCTCATTATATTAAACGCTTGAGCAATGGCCGCTTAACCGATGAAATGATTCCGATGGCTTACTTTCGCACCCTAAACGATGAACAACTCAATGCCTATCTTTTTAATACGGCAGAGTTTGAAGACTTCCCTAAGGATTATCAACCCCGCTTTACACCGGATTCTTTTGTTAAAGTACGTCCTTATGAAGAAATGATTGAACATTTAGAGGGACGTTATCCCCATGACGATGAATAGGGAATAATGACCACATTAAATTCTAAGCTAGAGCATGACAGAACCAAAAATAAGGAAATAGCACAGTGATAAATGCTGAAAATGGGAAAAATTGAGGAGATTAGTATGGACGAACAACAGCAAAGTCTGTTAAATGATTTAAGTAAAAACTTTACGGGAAACTTTAAAGATGATATGACCTATATTGTTAGCAAGGTCAAGGATCATTTCCGTGATTTACAAGAGGATGAGGAATTACGTCAGCGAATTGAGAAAGTCCTCCTGGATGCTTATCCTGAAGAAGAGGAACCGATTTTACGTTTATGGACAGATTTGACGGATCGTTCTGATGATGATTTCATCCAACATATGAAAGAATTAATTGATGAAGGGAAGGCCACTGATGCCCAGTTTGAGATGAATCTCTTTATCAATGCCATGGAAGCTGACTTTATCGAATATAAGCCTAAGCCGAATGTAAAATATTATTCGATCAATGACTGGATCGACTTATTTATTTTTACTTGGTATGAACCTCAAACACTCGAATTGCGTCCCACCAAACGTGATTATTCCAAAATCTATACTTCCTACGCTGAAGTGCTGATGGCTGCCAATGAATGGCAGGAGGCCGCCGAAGCCTATAAGCAAGCCCTGCTTTGGAATCCCTATAATGCCAAAACTATTTTTAATCTGGCAGGGGTTTACCAATTGATGGAACAATATGGGATGAGCTTTGCAACGATTTTGAATGGTTTTCGCTACGCAGTAAGACGGGAAGACTTCTCCCGGGGCTATGCCTATCTGGCGTATTTCTATGAGAAAAAAGATGACCTAAAAACTGCGACTCAGTTATACTACCTGAGTTTGGCTTGGTCGGATAATTCCCGGGCTAAAGAACGTTTGGCAGTTATTGAAGAAGAATTGGGTCACTTAGACCCCGCCCTTGAAGGTGAAGACCTTCAAAAATTCAAGAAAGATTACCGTATTAACAACTATCCGAATGCAGAAATGCTGAATGGACTCAAGGCCGCAGCCAGTCGGGCTATGGCCCTGCATTCCTATGAAACCGCCTATGTTTATTACGGCCTCTACATGGACTTGGTCGATTCACCCGAAGACTATATTGTTAAGATGATACGCGAACTGGATTACCGTTTGAAAGGTGACTAGGATTGTGAATAGGACCATGGACCAGTGAATGTCAATTAATAGATAATAAAAAGTGCTTCAAGCTAGCCTGATTTTCCAATAGGGAAGTTGGATTAGCTTGGAGCACTTTTATTTTGCTTTTAAATATGGAAATTGAGTCCTAGTTTCTTAATGTTTGCGAAGATCGTGGGGTGGGTAGTGGTAGTGCTTTTTGAATGCGCGATAAAAAGAGGAGTAGTCATTAAAGCCCACCTTTTGCCAAGTGTTTTGGATCGACTCCCCTTGACTAATTAATTCCTGAGCGCGGTTCAATCTTTTGTTGATGATGTATTGGTGGAGAGTAGAATGGTAAAATTCTTCAAACAAACGATTGAGGGTGGAACTACTATAACCAAAGCGCTTGGAAATGAGCGATAAGGGTAAGTCTTCAGCCAAGTGGCTGTCAATAAATTGAGCAATGGCTGTGGCTAATTCATAGCGTTGGTCACGAATATGGGGGTGGAGGTGTTTTTGCTCAAATAAGTGACAGCAGTCCACCAGTAATTGGCAGGTTAAGGCGAAAAGTCGCTTTTGTTGGAGCTGGGTCTTGGCATAGGATTGGGTTTGGTTCATTTCAGTAAGTACCTGGTTGAGGTATTTCCAATCGTGACGGTCAACACTTAAAATCTGCATTTTAGAAAATAGTTGATTAATTTCAGGAGTAGCGATAAAGCTATCACTGACCGCTTCCAAGTAGGGGTCACCGATAGCTAAAAGAAAGCCCAGATGTTCCTGGTCCTTGTCGATCTTATCAGTCTTAAAGTTGACCCGGATATTGGCAGGGAGGGAAACGACCTGCTGGCTTTGGAGAGTTAAGCTTTGGTTGGGCGTTTGGATTTCTAAAGCTTTTTGGCTAAAGAGCATCTCCTGACGGTGATAAAGGGAACGATTATAGGTCAGCAAATTGTCTTTTTTTAAGGCAGTGACTTTGATCCGGTAGGGAACTGATAAGAGTGACATAAAGAGAGACTCCTTTTTGTGTTCTATTATTAATAAAGTATTTTAATATAAATACCGAGTCAAGTAAATTGATAATAAAAGGGCTGAGACTTTTGCCTCAGCCCCTTCGTATAATTTGAAGGCATTACATTAAATGATGCCTAGGGAATGCATTTCAGCTTTAATTTTTTCGACTAATTCCGTAGCTGGAGCCGTTAAAGGTAGGCGGGTAGGTCCCACATTAAAACCAAGTAAGGCTACCGCTGCCTTGATTGGAATAGGATTTGGTTCAGCAAAGAGCAAGTCGATTAATGGTTTGTAGTCGGCTTGAATCTTTCTTGCGGTTTTGAAGTCACTCTTTAGTGCCGCATGGGTCATTTGGTTAACGGCTTTGGGAGCAATATTGGCTAAAACAGAAATAACCCCTTTTGCGCCTAAACTCATTAATGGCACGATAGTATCATCGTTGCCTGAATAGAAATCGATGGCTTCACCGACAGCATGTAAGTTATCGACAGAATGGTTAAAGTTACCGGTAGCATCTTTTAAAGCGACAATATTATCTACCTTAGCTAATTCTTTAAGGCTTTCCGGTTGAATGGTCATTCCTGTTCTTCCTGGTACGTCATAGAGGATAACAGGAATGTCTACCGCTCCAGCAATGGCGTGGTAGTGTTCGATGAGGCCTTGTTGGCTGGTTTTTAAATAGTAGGGCGTCACGGAAAGAATGGCATCCGCACCAACTGCTTCACAGTCTTTGGTTAATTGCACCCCGTGGCGGGTATCGTTAGAGCCCGCACCGGCAATAACAGGAACACGTCCATTAACATAATCCACCGCAAACTTAATGACTTCAACTTGTTCTTCGTCGGTTTGAGTGGAAGCTTCACCAGTTGTGCCGTCAATAATGAGGGCGTCAGTACCAGCGTCAATTTGAAAGTCGATTAATTCTTTGAATACATCAAAATTAACCTTTTTTTCTGCGGTATCCTCATAGGGTGTCACCAAAGCAACGCCTGAACCAGTATAAATTGACATATCTAACCCCTCCGTATATTTATTATATTTTATAATTGTGTGGAATATTATTAACAATTAATTTAGCACGCCATTAGGGCTTTGTCAATTGTCTTTATGAGTAGACATAGGTGCGGGGAACCCGTTCGCTAATCCCACAGGTAATTTCATAAGCAATAGTATGGTTATACAAAGCCAAGTCCCAGGCCGAAATGTGATTGCCGTAATCATCGCTACCAATCAAGGTGACCTTTTCGTGGAGGGGGAGTTCTTTAGGTAGAGCGACCATGCATTGGTCCATACATACCCGCCCCACAATGGGGCACTTGTAACCAGCAATCAAGACTTCAAAGCCAGAGGAAGACCTAGGCAGCCCGTCAGCATAGCCAATCGGAAGGGTGCCGATCCATTGATCGGATTCAGTGGTATAGGTCGCTCCATAGCTAATCGATTCACCAGCTTGTAATTTTTTGACATAGACTAATTCACTTTCTAGGGTGAAGGCCGGTTTTAGTGGCATATCATCTGGAAGGTCAAAATCGGGACCGGCTGGGCTTTCCCCATATAAACCAATCCCTAGGCGAACGATGTCCATAGTTTTTTCTGGATACCAGAGGGCCAGTGCCGTGTTGGACCGGTGGATGAGCGGTTTATGGTCAAGACGAGAAAAATCTAGGTCTTGGATAAAGTCTTCAAAGCGTTGGGATTGCTTAGCAACATAGTCTTGATCCTGAACGCGATCACTATCTGCCGTGGCATAATGGGTAAAGACCCCTTCCAATGCAAAGGCCTCTTGGTGGTCACTGATATAGTCGATAATTTCCTGGCCTACCTGACTATCCCGTAAACCAATCCGACCCATTCCTGAATCCACCTTTAAATGTAGTTTTAAAGGCGCTAATTCCCGGTCTGTAGGGCGTTGGGCGTAAGCCGCCTTTAACCAATCTAACGAAGAGATGGTCAGACTGATATCGTGTTGGGCATGAAGCCAGGCATCTTCAACCTCGGTGATCCCTAAAATGAGGATAGGAGCCTGGATACCGGCTTCTCTGAGGGCCAGAGCTTCATCAGTGACAGCGACACAGAAGCCCTCTGCCCCTGCTTCGGTGAGGGCTTTAGCAATAGGAATAGAGCCGTGACCATAGGCATCCGCTTTAATGACTGCATATGTCTTGGCTTTAGGGCTAAAGGCATGTTTAAATAGTAGGTAGTTATCAACAATATTTGGAATTGAAACAACAACCCGAGTAGGGCGATGTTCGCCACAAATCATAAAAATTCTCCTTTCAAAGACTTTTCATCGTAGCTATATTTTAGCATAAATCGGGTTAGGAGCATTAGATTTGTCGAGGCGTAGAGGGAGGCTATATGATTAGAATTTGTTTTGTCTGTTTAGGAAATATTTGTCGCTCACCCATGGCCGAAGCCTTGATGCGTGAAGCAGTCAAAGAGAACCACTGGAAGAATGTGGTTCAGGTTGAATCTGCAGCTATTTCTGACTGGGAAATAGGCAACGGCGTCCACCCAGGCAGCCGCGCAATCTTGGAGCGGAAAGGCATTCCATGGGAAGATTTGATTTCTTCCCCCTTAACTGAAAAAATCATTCAAGAGGCTGATTTATTAATTGGGATGGACGACCAAAATATTGCCGATATCAAGCGGCTAGGCGCCGACCCCGAAAAGGTCTTTCGCCTCATGGATTTCACTGACCAAGGCGGCATTATTGATGACCCCTGGTATACCGGAAAATTTGAATTAACTTTCGAGAAAGTCAGCCAAGGCATCCAAGGCCTCTGTGACTATCTCAAGGAGAATTATCCCCAGCAATTAAATCAATCGTTTTGACAATAAGTTTTAAAGTGATAAAAAGGCTCCCCTCGAGTGGTCGAGATGGAGCCTTTTCGCTTGGCGTAAATATTCAATGAATTTTTATTGGACAGCCTTTAATAGGGCTTGGACCCGGTCGGTTTTTTCCCAAGGGAAGTAGCCATTGTCACTAGGGCGCCCAAAGTGGCCATAAGTGGCAGTTGGTTGGTAGATGGGCCGACGTAGATCTAAGCTGTTGATGATACCTGATGGTGATAGGGGGAAGATCTCACGAATAGCTTCTAATAAGCGGTCTTTGGAAACAGTCCCGGTTTCAAAAGTATCGACAGCGATAGATACCGGTTCGCTCACTCCAATGGCGTAGGCGAGTTGGACTTCACAAGCCTTGGCTAGGCCTGCAGCAACAATATTTTTAGCAATATAGCGGGCCATGTAGGAGGCTGATCGGTCTACCTTAGTGGCATCCTTTCCAGAAAAGGCCCCACCACCATGACGGGATGCACCACCGTAGGTATCCACAATAATCTTGCGTCCAGTTAAGCCGGAATCCCCCTTAGGTCCACCAATGACAAAACGGCCAGTCGGATTGATGTAGTACTTGGTATTTTGGTCCAATAGGGAAGCTGGAATCACCGGGTTAATGATGTATTCCTTAACATCTTGGTGAATTTGTTTTTGGGTAATTTCTTCTGCATGTTGGGTAGAAAGCACGATCGTGTCCACACGGAAGGGTCTGCCTTCATCATCCAGTTCAACCGTCACTTGGGTTTTGCCGTCGGGACGTAGGTAAGGCAGTAAGCCACTGTGGCGGGCATAGGCCAAACGTTCAGTCAGACGGTGGGCTAGGGTGATGGCAAGCGGCATATATTCCTCGGTTTCATCACAAGCGTAACCAAACATCAAGCCTTGGTCGCCAGCGCCTAGGGACTCAATGGCTTCTTCTGCTGCCAAACTATCGTCTTCTTCCCGGGCTTCTAGGGAAATGTCAACCCCTTGGGCGATATCAGGAGATTGTTGGTCAATGGCTACCATCACGGATAAGTTCTCAGCGTCAAAGCCAAACTTACCGCGCCGGTAACCAATTTTGGTAACGGTATTACGAACAATTTCTTGATAATTAAGGACGGCCTTAGTAGAGATCTCTCCAAAAATAAAAACTAAGCCAGTATTTACGATGGTTTCACATGCTACCCGACTGTTAGGATCTTGGGCGATAGCGGCGTCCAGAATAGCATCACTAATTTGGTCGGCTACCTTGTCAGGATGTCCTTCTGTGACACTTTCACTAGTAAATAATCTTTTTTCTTTAGACATAGGAACCTCCTAGTTCTCTTGATTTCTCTAGTATCATAGCATACAAGGGTCAATTTGTATCTAAGAAAGTGATTTCACGCTTGGAGTCAAGTAGAGAATTTTTCTGTCTGCCTTGATAGGGCCTGTGTTGAATTTCCAAGAAATTAAAGGTAAACTAATCTATACTAATGTTTAAAGTCACAGCTTTTATTTAAGGGTGGTGTGTGGATGAAACGCCGGGATTACAGACAAGCAAAAAAAGCTTATGAAAAAGAAAAACAAAACCAAGCAAAGGGCAAAAGTGAAGCGAATGATCCTTTGTATAACCAAGCAACCACCGAGTTTAATAGTGATGACTTTCGTGACTTAGCTTTTGATGACCAAGAACTCCACGACCAAGATACTAATGAAATTTTCTTTGAAAAACAAAAACGCCGCCAATGGCAATGGTCGTCACCTAACAAGGGAGCTTCCCGTTTCATTGTTTTACTCTTAGCTATCCTAGCGATTATTGTGGCTGTTTTAGTGATGCCCATTTTGGTCAACTTTTTCCGCCAGGTGGTTACTTTTATTTAGTAAGCCAACAACATTAAAATAAATACCAAGCAAAAAGGAGACTGGAATAAATGTTCCAGTCTCCTTTTTTCTCACATCCTTTTCAGTCGAGTTCGAACGCCAGTCTTGAAGTTGCTTCAGAAAATACCAACGCACAGATTCCTGTGCTTATGGTATTTTCCTCCAGCAATTCAAGCCTTTGGCGGCGTTCTCACATCCTTTTATCTAGGGTCAAGGATTTGTGCTTGACGGGGGTAGTGGTTGATGACTTCAGGGCCATCTTCATGGGCGATGACCAAGTCTTCGATTCTGACTGCGGTATTACCGGTTAGATAGATCCCTGGTTCGACGGAGAAGATATTCCCAGCCTGGATAGGGGTCTGGTTGACTTTTGAAACGTCACCTTTTTCGTGGCATTCTCGGCCGATAAAGTGGCCAATCCGGTGGGTAAAGTAAGGACCATAACCGGCTTGGTCGATATGGTTTCGTCCTGCTAGGTCAACTTCGGCCAAGGCTTCTCCCACTTGGGCCGCCTTAATCCCACGAGCTTGGGCTTCTTCAACAATTTGGTGGATTTTTAGGGCTTCCTCAGAGGGCTGGCCATAGTAGACGGTCCGAGTCATATCGGAACAGTAATAGTTATGGCGGCAGCCGATGTCAATCACCACAGAGTCCCCTAATTCTGGTTTAGAGTGATCAGGCACATGGTGGGGGTCGGCTCCATTAGGCCCATAGGCAATAATAGGTTCAAAGCTCAGGCCCTGGTTAGCCCCTTCTTCGACAAAGATTTTCTTCAACTGTTCGCAAGCCTCAATCTCACTATAGCCATAGGGAATGACTTCTTCAATCACGCGCTTCATCGCCCGGTCGGTAATGGCAGAAACTTCACGCATGGTTTCCATTTCTGCTTCTGATTTGATGGCCCGCTGTT
The nucleotide sequence above comes from Aerococcus urinae. Encoded proteins:
- a CDS encoding glutamate-5-semialdehyde dehydrogenase, translated to MINSADLVQMGQEAKAAARQLSNLPRAKKDQALVQMAESLRNASENILQTNQTECQKAQEQGLKSAFVERMTLNPDRIEAMAQGLEKVAQLDDPINHVDEMWVNENGLKIGKRRVPLGVIGIIYESRPNVSSDAAGLCFKTGNAVILRGGKETIQTNQAIVHALQEGLEAVDLPKAAIQFIDNPSHDLAGEMMTMNDSIDCLIPRGSKNLIQRVVQTATIPTIETGVGNCHLYVHEACDFDMALKILINGKAQRVSVCNALETLLVDQAIAKDFLPLAGQALKDHQVKIHGDQVTADYIDGVIPATAADYDEEYLDYEIAIKVVKDYQEAVDHIAEHSSHHSEAIVTNDYAIANRFMDDVDSACVYVNASTRFTDGEVFGFGGEIGISTQKLHARGPMGLEALTSYKYTIFGQGQIRE
- the proB gene encoding glutamate 5-kinase; the encoded protein is MHRDSLKDAKRIVIKVGTNSLMTSTNNIRYQRIDRLAYVISSLTQMGKEVILVSSGAMGVGCAQLNLPKRPKNIPDQQAVAAVGQVALMNTYARFFSYYHKSVAQILMTRDVIDFHDSLANLKNNFASLLKHQIIPIVNENDAIAVDEMDHKVRFGDNDNLSALVASIVEADLLILLTDVDGFYDANPNTDPQAQRFSTIHEVNADYLAMAGDKGSTFSTGGMHSKLKAAAKTLEEGRRLVIMSSEEPSQIFDVLKGADIGTAFIPKN
- a CDS encoding M15 family metallopeptidase, producing the protein MKDWLKNHPKAYILALILLYAIILLGVDIYYPSFQAANEAQQEDKASPDVELAQLKQKLTEKELGVADLKDQRMQGVTLADVQAHHPQYSLTELIQAIPTEDQPGDWRLKVVNPLFPLTEPVDIQTATASNGQLYDKRIEDPLNHLMEAAQKAGYPLTIVSAYRDVNSQEKNRQSMIQMYQAGGASLEEAKAKTDAYVAPTHASEHSTGLALDLLGTDWVQAKRGLETDYAKEASAQWLRDHAQDYGFILRYLEGKEAVTGYDFEPWHYRYVGVSTAQYIKKYQLTLEEYLVLLAARQGQKLTYQVDPSLPTD
- a CDS encoding haloacid dehalogenase-like hydrolase, translating into MPQLAPKNWEPQLYHRLDQLIKTHQQPRDTPLAQKNYVVFDFDHTSIFNDIEDHSMVYTAAHLAYQLSPSEMRNCLSQNKAALDQALSDQEPQISFQELIDDIIADYQKLYPERDDYQKSQKSLEERLEADPLFFNFFCKIRTFYLAYNQHFPKQAGASCPSFLYHNFTEIDFVDLGKKALAYGLRAPIKDFTWTYSLSGDPRQCLSTHFSQGLRIPNELIKLYQSLHTAGIATYIVSASPQSLVETAVKYFYPIDLPEIIGMSYKRDEAGIYQAQLKSDAPITKAAGKVQAIQKLIQPRHQGRDPLAVFGDNMGDYQMFQAFSPSTTRVLFNRLLRDKTQDFVSQAQKEYAKPNQVYFIQGRDNNVGALRPFQETIPFGQDQAYLIPSRTLNQ
- a CDS encoding tetratricopeptide repeat protein, which translates into the protein MDEQQQSLLNDLSKNFTGNFKDDMTYIVSKVKDHFRDLQEDEELRQRIEKVLLDAYPEEEEPILRLWTDLTDRSDDDFIQHMKELIDEGKATDAQFEMNLFINAMEADFIEYKPKPNVKYYSINDWIDLFIFTWYEPQTLELRPTKRDYSKIYTSYAEVLMAANEWQEAAEAYKQALLWNPYNAKTIFNLAGVYQLMEQYGMSFATILNGFRYAVRREDFSRGYAYLAYFYEKKDDLKTATQLYYLSLAWSDNSRAKERLAVIEEELGHLDPALEGEDLQKFKKDYRINNYPNAEMLNGLKAAASRAMALHSYETAYVYYGLYMDLVDSPEDYIVKMIRELDYRLKGD
- a CDS encoding helix-turn-helix domain-containing protein, with protein sequence MSLLSVPYRIKVTALKKDNLLTYNRSLYHRQEMLFSQKALEIQTPNQSLTLQSQQVVSLPANIRVNFKTDKIDKDQEHLGFLLAIGDPYLEAVSDSFIATPEINQLFSKMQILSVDRHDWKYLNQVLTEMNQTQSYAKTQLQQKRLFALTCQLLVDCCHLFEQKHLHPHIRDQRYELATAIAQFIDSHLAEDLPLSLISKRFGYSSSTLNRLFEEFYHSTLHQYIINKRLNRAQELISQGESIQNTWQKVGFNDYSSFYRAFKKHYHYPPHDLRKH
- the dapA gene encoding 4-hydroxy-tetrahydrodipicolinate synthase — translated: MSIYTGSGVALVTPYEDTAEKKVNFDVFKELIDFQIDAGTDALIIDGTTGEASTQTDEEQVEVIKFAVDYVNGRVPVIAGAGSNDTRHGVQLTKDCEAVGADAILSVTPYYLKTSQQGLIEHYHAIAGAVDIPVILYDVPGRTGMTIQPESLKELAKVDNIVALKDATGNFNHSVDNLHAVGEAIDFYSGNDDTIVPLMSLGAKGVISVLANIAPKAVNQMTHAALKSDFKTARKIQADYKPLIDLLFAEPNPIPIKAAVALLGFNVGPTRLPLTAPATELVEKIKAEMHSLGII
- the alr gene encoding alanine racemase, which codes for MICGEHRPTRVVVSIPNIVDNYLLFKHAFSPKAKTYAVIKADAYGHGSIPIAKALTEAGAEGFCVAVTDEALALREAGIQAPILILGITEVEDAWLHAQHDISLTISSLDWLKAAYAQRPTDRELAPLKLHLKVDSGMGRIGLRDSQVGQEIIDYISDHQEAFALEGVFTHYATADSDRVQDQDYVAKQSQRFEDFIQDLDFSRLDHKPLIHRSNTALALWYPEKTMDIVRLGIGLYGESPAGPDFDLPDDMPLKPAFTLESELVYVKKLQAGESISYGATYTTESDQWIGTLPIGYADGLPRSSSGFEVLIAGYKCPIVGRVCMDQCMVALPKELPLHEKVTLIGSDDYGNHISAWDLALYNHTIAYEITCGISERVPRTYVYS